The following are encoded together in the Coffea arabica cultivar ET-39 chromosome 1c, Coffea Arabica ET-39 HiFi, whole genome shotgun sequence genome:
- the LOC140004472 gene encoding uncharacterized protein — MPLLQQIPSEPSILPSVPDCPHCHAKRFYMEPPRFCCASGEIRLAETKMPNKLLQLCRGSSPEAIEFRQCIRSYNNMFGFTSLGVHYDRELSKRNKGIYTFRVQGQIYHFVNPLKPSDGEKASNLQLYFYDTEHEVQNRMVLSAKFRESIVQQLKSVLDHNPYSVFIRRLAYIKDLDRYRIFLKSNPGLDQRVFNISSASQVAAIWLDNDTLNGDSSREIEICTTTRNRKIVKQHYGCYDTLQYPLIFPSGETGWHPGILRKTKTQILRDPHQTCEREHLISINQCTDIEEVLTAEQIAARKKKKQRPTVSCREYYAYKFQMRDADQSNLLHIGRLLQQYSVDTYVKLETSRLEFHGNKQNKLTTEAYQGLLDVIAKGHTNGSNVGKHIILPASFIGGPRDMRRRYMDAMTLVQRYGKPDIFLTMTCNPSWPEIKNHLLETDESQNRPDLITRVFRAKIEQLKEDLFKKHLFGHVAAYTYVIEFQKRGLPHAHFLIILKQQSKMFSPEEYDKIVSAELLIGTNHHIYILWL, encoded by the exons ATGCCATTACTCCAGCAGATACCATCAGAACCAAGCATCTTACCATCTGTTCCAGATTGTCCACATTGTCATGCTAAACGCTTTTACATGGAACCACCAAGATTTTGTTGTGCATCAGGAGAAATTCGTCTAGCAGAAACAAAAATGCCAAATAAGCTACTGCAACTCTGTAGAGGGAGCAGTCCTGAAGCTATTGAATTTAGACAATGTATCAGGAGCTACAACAATATGTTTGGTTTTACATCATTAGGAGTTCACTATGACAGAGAACTGAGCAAAAGAAATAAAGGCATTTACACATTTCGAGTTCAAGGACAGATCTATCATTTTGTCAATCCACTCAAACCTTCTGATGGTGAAAAGGCATCAAATCTCCAGCTATATTTTTATGATACAGAACATGAAGTACAGAATAGAATGGTTCTTTCAGCCAAGTTCAGGGAATCAATTGTTCAGCAGCTAAAATCTGTTCTTGATCACAATCCTTATTCTGTATTTATCAGAAGATTAGCATATATTAAAGACCTGGATAGATACAGAATTTTTCTCAAGTCTAATCCTGGACTGGATCAACGTGTATTCAACATTTCCTCAGCATCTCAAGTTGCAGCAATTTGGTTGGATAACGACACTCTTAATGGAGACAGTTCAAGAGAGATTGAAATATGTACAACAACAAGAAACAGAAAAATAGTCAAACAACATTATGGTTGTTATGACACATTACAATACCCATTGATATTTCCTTCTGGAGAGACTGGATGGCATCCTGGAATacttagaaaaacaaaaactcaGATTCTTCGGGACCCTCATCAGACTTGTGAAAGAGAACATTTGATTTCTATTAATCAATGCACTGATATAGAAGAAGTACTCACTGCAGAGCAAATTG CtgctagaaagaaaaaaaagcagaGGCCAACTGTTTCATGCAGAGAATATTATGCCTACAAGTTTCAAATGCGAGATGCAGACCAATCAAACTTACTGCATATCGGCCGTCTATTGCAGCAATATTCTGTTGATACTTATGTGAAGTTAGAGACATCACGCCTTGAATTTCACggaaataaacaaaacaaattgACGACAGAAGCTTATCAGGGGTTACTAGATGTCATAGCAAAAGGTCACACAAATGGATCAAATGTGGGAAAACACATTATTTTGCCTGCAAGTTTTATAGGAGGACCAAGAGATATGCGACGGCGATATATGGATGCCATGACTCTCGTGCAACGTTATGGAAAGCCAGATATCTTCCTCACAATGACCTGCAATCCATCTTGGCCTGAAATAAAGAACCATTTGCTTGAAACAGATGAATCTCAGAACCGACCTGATTTGATTACACGAGTATTTCGTGCAAAAATAGAACAGTTGAAAGAAGATCTTTTCAAGAAACATCTTTTTGGTCATGTTGCTGCTTACACGTATGttattgaatttcaaaaaagaGGTTTGCCCCATGCTCACTTCCTCATCATTCTAAAGCAACAATCAAAGATGTTTTCACCTGAAGAGTATGACAAGATCGTTTCTGCAGAGCTTCTGATAGGCACAAATCACCATATCTATATTCTCTGGTTATAA
- the LOC113742841 gene encoding uncharacterized protein gives MNPTNPCMRQNHKCRNNYPKDFSEYTKYGKNSYPIYKRQDDGRKVYIREHELDNLWIVPYNPYLLAKYDGHINIEICSAIEAVKYIYKYIYKGHDKVIYQLTAEQADKIIDEIKNFQSARWVYASEAMWRIYAFDLNVISPSVILLHLHLQNCQSMCFDESQPLTDVIQDDKLSRTMLTEFFSMNRTNENAENLNLLYKEFPQHFVWDQDDRIWYTRKRGQVIGRVITAHPIEGERYYLRMLLMHVRRPTSFDDLKTVNGYLTCSFKEAAQLRGLLHIDNGAQDCLSEAIVYRMPQSLRQLFAVILVHCSPPDPQKLWSQFQPFLSEDIAADSSLSKDQIITKALASIDDYLQIMGKSIKQYGFSDFIPDVQFSDPTKEIQAELAISVSREDLAAVSMLNPGQQFAFDRIMQKVNTNTSAAFFIDGPGGTGKSFLYKTLLATIRSRCDIALATATSGAAASILPGGRTAHSRFKIPLHHEANNTCNLSKQSSISQLITVAKLIIWDEVAMAKKYAIESFDRLLRDLLNSDQIFGEKIIVFGGDFRQTLPVVRKGQKEDYISASVFNSYVWSQLEKIQLTQNMGASLDLTFSDLLLSIGKWHTTDHYR, from the coding sequence ATGAATCCAACTAATCCCTGCATGCGGCaaaatcacaagtgcagaaataacTATCCCAAGGATTTCTCAGAGTATACAAAGTATGGAAAAAACTCCTATCCTATATACAAGAGACAAGATGATGGCAGAAAAGTATATATCAGAGAACACGAGCTAGATAACCTATGGATTGTCCCTTACAACCCATATCTGCTTGCAAAATATGACGGTCACATCAATATTGAAATATGTTCTGCTATTGAAGCTGTCAAGTACatctataaatatatatacaaagGTCATGACAAAGTGATATATCAATTGACAGCAGAACAAGCAGATAAGATCAttgatgaaataaaaaatttccagtcTGCAAGATGGGTATATGCTTCTGAAGCTATGTGGAGGATCTATGCTTTTGATCTCAATGTTATCAGTCCATCAGTAATTTTGCTTCATCTCCACCTTCAAAACTGCCAATCAATGTGTTTCGATGAGAGTCAGCCTTTAACAGATGTAATCCAGGATGACAAACTTTCCCGAACAATGTTGACAGAATTTTTTTCAATGAATCGAACAaatgaaaatgcagaaaatctTAATCTGCTATACAAGGAATTCCCTCAGCATTTTGTATGGGATCAAGATGACAGAATATGGTATACCAGAAAACGAGGTCAAGTCATTGGTCGTGTAATAACAGCACATCCAATTGAAGGAGAGAGATATTATCTAAGAATGCTTCTCATGCATGTTCGGCGACCCACATCCTTTGATGATCTAAAAACAGTAAATGGTTATCTAACTTGCTCATTTAAAGAAGCTGCACAATTACGAGGATTGCTTCATATAGACAATGGAGCTCAAGACTGCTTATCAGAAGCTATTGTTTATAGAATGCCACAATCTTTAAGACAGCTATTTGCAGTCATCTTAGTCCACTGCTCTCCACCTGATCCACAAAAGCTGTGGTCACAATTCCAACCATTCTTATCAGAAGACATTGCAGCAGACTCATCTTTATCAAAAGATCAAATCATCACAAAAGCCCTTGCTTCAATTGATGACTATTTACAAATAATGGGAAAAAGCATAAAGCAATATGGCTTCTCAGATTTTATTCCAGATGTTCAATTCAGCGATCCTACAAAAGAAATACAAGCTGAACTTGCAATATCTGTGTCCAGAGAAGATTTGGCAGCAGTTTCTATGCTCAATCCTGGACAACAATTTGCATTTGACAGAATAATGCAAAAAGTGAATACAAATACATCAGCTGCATTCTTCATTGATGGCCCTGGTGGCACAGGAAAATCTTTCCTTTATAAAACACTCCTTGCAACAATTAGATCAAGATGCGACATTGCATTAGCAACTGCAACATCAGGAGCAGCTGCATCAATACTTCCAGGAGGCCGTACTGCTCATTCACGGTTCAAAATTCCTCTCCATCATGAAGCTAACAACACATGCAATCTTTCTAAGCAAAGTTCAATATCCCAACTGATCACAGTTGCAAAGCTCATAATATGGGATGAAGTAGCAATGGCCAAAAAATATGCAATCGAATCCTTTGACAGATTGCTTAGAGATCTGTTGAATTCTGAtcagatttttggtgaaaaaatcATTGTTTTCGGTGGAGATTTCCGGCAAACGCTGCCAGTTGTCAGAAAAGGTCAAAAGGAAGATTACATTTCTGCATCAGTTTTCAATTCATATGTCTGGTCCCAACTTGAAAAAATACAGCTAACTCAGAATATGGGAGCATCTTTGGATCTAACATTTTCAGATCTCCTTCTAAGCATTGGAAAATGGCACACAACCGACCATTACAGATGA